From a single Brassica rapa cultivar Chiifu-401-42 chromosome A01, CAAS_Brap_v3.01, whole genome shotgun sequence genomic region:
- the LOC103835075 gene encoding uncharacterized protein LOC103835075 — translation MGTEVIRPQDCLVNRMRDSPATIFHHPRRNHSHRRPPLRPDQRRRFGSVDFRTTAKDVVRRRGESFDSFSNIKARRSNAPEVSPDDIYAGSSIFLVSPAPSSLPLPSFSRRNVKSQVVVVSVDDSASQDLRRLLRLEF, via the coding sequence ATGGGAACCGAAGTCATCAGGCCTCAGGACTGTTTGGTTAACCGGATGAGAGATTCTCCGGCGACCATTTTTCACCATCCCCGGAGAAATCATTCTCACCGGAGACCGCCTCTCCGACCTGACCAAAGGAGACGGTTCGGATCCGTTGACTTCAGAACGACCGCGAAGGACGTCGTTAGGAGAAGAGgagagtcttttgattcgttttcGAACATCAAGGCTCGGAGATCAAATGCACCGGAAGTCTCTCCCGACGATATCTACGCCGGGTCTTCCATTTTCCTTGTTTCTCCGGCGCCGAGCTCGCTACCTTTGCCGTCGTTCTCGAGGAGAAACGTGAAAAGCCAGGTCGTTGTTGTTTCCGTTGATGATTCGGCGTCTCAGGATCTCCGGCGACTTCTCCGGCTTGAATTTTGA
- the LOC103835086 gene encoding UDP-glycosyltransferase 84A2 produces the protein MELESSPLHPHVMLVSFPGQGHVNPLLRLGKLLASKGLLVTFVTTESWGKKMRTSNKIQDRILKPIGKGYLRFDFFDDGLPEDDDVRRHDFTIYRPHLELVGQREIKNLVKRYEEVTKQPVTCFINNPFVSWVCDVAEDLQIPCAVLWVQSCACLASYYYYHHKLVNFPTKTDPKIDVQIPGMPLLKHDEIPSFIHPLTPYSALREVIIDQIKRLHKPFAVLVDSFYSLEKDIIDHMSSLSLPGSIKPLGPLYKMAKTLICDDIKGDMSETTDHCMEWLDSQPVSSVVYISFGTVAYIKQEQINEIAFGVINAGVSFLWVIRQQELGINKERHVLPEEVKKKGKIVEWCQQEKVLAHPSVVCFVTHCGWNSTMEALSSGVPTVCLPQWGDQVTDAVYMIDVTKTGVRLGRGETEERVVPRDEVAERLREVAKGEKATELKKNALKWKEEAEAAVARGGSSDRNLEEFVEKLGAKPVAKQNGSLNQNGTVQELLLEKS, from the coding sequence ATGGAACTAGAATCTTCTCCTTTACATCCTCATGTAATGCTTGTATCGTTCCCGGGACAAGGCCACGTTAATCCTCTTCTTCGTCTCGGTAAGCTCTTAGCTTCAAAGGGTTTACTCGTTACTTTCGTCACCACAGAATCATGGGGCAAAAAGATGCGAACCTCCAACAAAATCCAAGACCGCATCCTCAAACCGATTGGTAAAGGTTATCTCCGGTTCGATTTCTTCGACGACGGTCTCCCCGAAGACGACGACGTAAGAAGACACGATTTCACCATCTACCGACCACACCTTGAGCTGGTCGGACAACGAGAGATCAAAAACCTCGTAAAACGTTACGAGGAAGTGACGAAACAGCCCGTGacgtgtttcatcaacaacccTTTCGTCTCATGGGTCTGTGACGTAGCGGAAGATCTTCAAATCCCTTGTGCTGTTCTCTGGGTCCAGTCTTGCGCTTGCTTAGCCTCGTATTACTATTACCACCACAAGCTTGTTAACTTCCCGACCAAAACAGACCCCAAGATCGATGTCCAAATCCCTGGCATGCCTCTCTTAAAACACGACGAGATCCCTTCTTTCATTCATCCTTTAACTCCTTATTCCGCTTTGCGTGAAGTGATCATTGATCAGATCAAACGTCTTCACAAGCCTTTCGCTGTTCTCGTCGACAGTTTCTACTCCTTGGAGAAAGACATCATCGACCACATGTCAAGTCTCTCTCTCCCCGGCTCTATCAAGCCGCTCGGCCCGCTTTATAAAATGGCCAAAACGTTAATATGTGATGACATTAAAGGAGATATGTCCGAGACCACGGACCATTGTATGGAATGGCTAGACTCACAGCCTGTTTCCTCCGTTGTTTACATCTCATTCGGAACCGTCGCTTATATAAAACAAGAGCAGATCAATGAGATTGCGTTCGGTGTGATAAACGCTGGCGTTTCGTTCTTGTGGGTGATTAGACAACAAGAGTTAGGTATAAACAAAGAGCGACATGTTTTGCCTGAAGAAGTCAAGAAGAAAGGAAAGATCGTGGAGTGGTGTCAGCAAGAGAAAGTTTTAGCTCATCCTTCTGTGGTTTGTTTCGTGACTCATTGTGGATGGAACTCCACGATGGAAGCTTTGTCTAGTGGTGTCCCAACGGTTTGTTTGCCTCAGTGGGGAGATCAAGTCACGGACGCGGTTTACATGATAGACGTTACAAAGACGGGAGTGAGACTCGGCCGTGGAGAGACAGAGGAGAGGGTGGTGCCAAGGGACGAAGTGGCCGAGAGGCTGAGAGAAGTTGCTAAAGGAGAGAAGGCGACGGAGCTGAAAAAGAATGCTTTGAAATGGAAGGAGGAGGCGGAAGCGGCGGTGGCTCGCGGTGGCTCGTCGGATCGGAATCTCGAAGAATTTGTGGAAAAGTTGGGTGCGAAACCTGTGGCTAAACAAAACGGAAGTCTTAATCAAAACGGAACTGTTCAAGAACTTTTATTGGAAAAGTCATAa